The following proteins are encoded in a genomic region of Desulfonatronum thiodismutans:
- a CDS encoding 3'-5' exonuclease, translated as MLTMIHPLQSLFSWWPSLPWNRRDEHALLKANREYFSAFSQDKPLTEYEFVVFDTELTGLNERRDEVVSIGAVRIREMRIDLQNCFYTCIQPDQYVPKSSTLIHRITPCQTEEAPKLETVLPEFAEFCGQALLVGHNIGLDIGFVNRALKKHLGGALHNPCLDTMRLAMLYKESQWENYYDRYNLNVSYTLTDLSKEYGLPLFDEHNALQDAMQTAYLFLFFVHKLHGGKIKTLRDLFLAGRSWRWV; from the coding sequence ATGCTGACCATGATTCACCCACTGCAAAGCCTCTTCTCCTGGTGGCCTTCGTTGCCCTGGAACCGCCGGGATGAACATGCCCTGCTCAAGGCCAACCGCGAGTACTTCTCCGCTTTCAGCCAGGACAAGCCCCTGACGGAGTACGAGTTCGTGGTTTTCGACACGGAATTGACCGGCTTGAACGAGCGACGGGACGAGGTCGTGTCCATCGGCGCGGTGCGTATCCGGGAAATGCGCATCGATCTGCAGAACTGCTTTTACACCTGTATTCAACCGGATCAATACGTTCCCAAAAGCAGCACCTTGATCCACCGGATCACCCCTTGCCAGACCGAAGAGGCTCCCAAACTGGAGACCGTGCTTCCGGAGTTTGCGGAATTTTGCGGGCAAGCCTTGCTGGTTGGCCATAATATCGGACTGGATATCGGTTTCGTGAACCGAGCCTTGAAGAAGCATTTGGGCGGGGCCCTGCACAACCCCTGCCTGGATACCATGCGGCTGGCCATGCTGTACAAGGAGTCGCAGTGGGAGAACTACTACGACCGCTACAACCTCAACGTTTCCTATACCCTGACGGACCTGAGCAAGGAATACGGCCTGCCCCTGTTCGACGAGCACAACGCCCTGCAGGACGCCATGCAGACCGCGTATTTGTTTTTGTTCTTCGTGCACAAACTGCACGGTGGGAAGATCAAGACCCTGCGTGATCTGTTCTTGGCTGGGCGGAGTTGGCGCTGGGTGTAG
- a CDS encoding DUF4212 domain-containing protein, producing the protein MKTRMDEYWGKNLRLIAILLGIWAVVGYVFGILLVNPLNNISLGGFPLGFWFAQQGSIYVFVVLIFVYCYLMNKMDKEYDVQE; encoded by the coding sequence ATGAAGACACGAATGGATGAGTATTGGGGGAAGAACTTGCGATTGATCGCCATTCTTCTGGGGATTTGGGCCGTCGTAGGCTATGTGTTCGGGATACTTCTGGTGAACCCGCTGAACAATATCAGCCTGGGTGGGTTTCCGCTGGGGTTTTGGTTCGCCCAGCAGGGATCGATTTACGTCTTCGTCGTGCTGATTTTTGTCTACTGCTATCTGATGAACAAGATGGACAAGGAATACGACGTACAAGAGTAG
- a CDS encoding sodium:solute symporter family protein → MSILAWTYIMVFITFGLYLTIAWRCRVQDTKGFYVAGGGVPPLANGLATAADWMSAASFISMAGMISFLGYTGAVYLMGWTGGYVLLALLLAPYLRKFGKFTVPDFVGDRYYSSTARLVALICAIFVSITYVVGQMRGVGIVFSRFLEVDVNTGVFIGMAIVFFYAALGGMKGITWTQVAQYCVLITAFVITAVALSIKVTGNPIPQLGFGSTIAEGQYAGQYLLSALDHIATDLGFREYTSAFGPGNMNMLSVICITMALMVGTAGLPHVIIRFYTVPSVKAARISAGYALLFIAILYTTAPAVAAFARYNIIDSLNEQPYADAPTWFTNWEQTGLVAWVDKNDDGIMQFRGGAPFAGIPRFTGEIGIHGQRLVANDPTDNPNELYIDRDIIVLANPEIANLPNWVIALVAAGGLAAALSTASGLLIVISSSVSHDLYYRMINRQATEKQRMLVSRIMIGVAVVIAGYFGINPPGFVAQIVAFAFGLAASSFFPVIIMGIFSKRMNKEGAIAGMTAGIGFTMFYIIQTRFFGVDPWFFGITAEGIGTIGMLLNFAVAQIVSSMTKAPPQEIQDLVESIRSPRGAGAAVDH, encoded by the coding sequence ATGTCGATCTTAGCCTGGACCTATATCATGGTCTTCATAACATTCGGGTTGTATTTAACCATTGCCTGGCGCTGCCGCGTGCAGGACACCAAGGGGTTTTACGTTGCCGGCGGCGGGGTGCCGCCCCTGGCCAACGGCCTGGCCACGGCCGCGGACTGGATGAGCGCGGCCTCGTTCATCTCCATGGCCGGGATGATCTCCTTTCTGGGCTATACCGGAGCCGTGTACCTGATGGGTTGGACCGGGGGCTACGTGCTTTTGGCGTTGCTTTTGGCCCCGTATCTGCGCAAATTCGGCAAGTTCACGGTGCCGGACTTCGTGGGCGACCGCTACTACTCGAGCACGGCCCGGCTGGTGGCCCTGATCTGCGCCATCTTCGTCTCCATCACCTACGTTGTCGGCCAGATGCGCGGCGTGGGCATCGTGTTCAGCCGGTTTCTGGAAGTGGACGTGAACACCGGGGTGTTCATCGGGATGGCCATCGTGTTTTTCTACGCGGCCCTGGGCGGAATGAAGGGCATCACCTGGACCCAGGTGGCCCAGTACTGCGTCTTGATCACGGCCTTCGTGATCACCGCCGTGGCCCTTTCCATAAAGGTCACGGGCAATCCCATCCCGCAACTGGGCTTTGGCTCGACCATTGCCGAGGGACAGTATGCCGGACAGTACTTGCTTTCGGCCCTGGACCATATCGCCACGGACCTGGGGTTTCGTGAATACACCTCGGCCTTTGGTCCGGGGAACATGAACATGCTCTCGGTGATCTGCATTACCATGGCCCTGATGGTCGGCACCGCCGGACTGCCCCACGTGATCATCCGCTTCTACACCGTGCCCAGCGTGAAGGCCGCCCGGATCAGCGCGGGCTACGCCCTGCTGTTCATCGCCATCCTGTACACCACTGCTCCGGCCGTGGCCGCCTTTGCTCGGTACAACATCATCGACAGCCTCAACGAGCAGCCGTATGCCGATGCCCCGACCTGGTTCACCAACTGGGAACAGACCGGACTGGTGGCCTGGGTGGACAAGAACGACGACGGCATAATGCAATTCCGGGGCGGGGCTCCCTTTGCCGGAATTCCGCGATTCACCGGGGAGATCGGAATCCACGGGCAGCGGCTGGTGGCCAACGACCCCACGGACAACCCCAACGAGCTGTACATTGACCGGGACATCATCGTGCTGGCCAACCCGGAAATCGCCAACCTGCCCAACTGGGTCATCGCACTGGTGGCGGCCGGAGGTCTGGCCGCGGCCTTGTCCACGGCCTCGGGCCTGCTCATCGTCATCTCGTCCTCGGTGTCCCACGACCTCTACTACCGGATGATCAACCGCCAGGCCACGGAAAAGCAGCGCATGCTGGTCAGCCGGATCATGATCGGCGTGGCCGTGGTCATCGCCGGGTACTTCGGCATCAATCCACCAGGATTCGTGGCCCAGATCGTGGCCTTTGCCTTCGGTCTGGCCGCCTCGTCCTTCTTCCCGGTGATCATCATGGGCATCTTCTCCAAGCGGATGAACAAGGAAGGAGCCATTGCCGGGATGACCGCGGGCATCGGGTTCACCATGTTCTACATCATCCAGACCCGGTTCTTCGGTGTGGACCCCTGGTTCTTCGGGATCACCGCGGAAGGCATCGGGACCATCGGCATGCTCTTGAATTTCGCCGTGGCCCAGATCGTCTCCTCCATGACCAAGGCCCCACCCCAGGAGATCCAAGACCTCGTGGAGTCCATCCGCTCGCCGCGCGGCGCCGGAGCGGCCGTGGATCACTGA
- a CDS encoding type II toxin-antitoxin system VapC family toxin: MKILVDTHIFLWMLSSPEKLKQNRKFALESRANEIFLSAMSIAEMMIKHSIGKININFDAIEMASAMRVEILNFAGREAMLLGQLPFHHRDPFDRMIIAQSLVHGIPVMTDDPKFHLYDCRVI; the protein is encoded by the coding sequence GTGAAAATTCTGGTGGACACCCATATTTTCCTGTGGATGTTATCCTCTCCAGAGAAACTCAAACAAAATCGAAAATTTGCCCTTGAATCACGTGCGAATGAAATTTTCTTGAGCGCCATGAGCATCGCGGAGATGATGATCAAGCATTCGATAGGAAAAATAAATATTAATTTCGACGCAATAGAAATGGCGAGCGCGATGCGTGTTGAAATTCTGAACTTTGCCGGGCGGGAAGCCATGCTTCTGGGTCAATTACCGTTCCATCATCGTGATCCTTTTGACCGCATGATCATCGCTCAATCCCTGGTCCACGGCATCCCCGTCATGACGGATGATCCAAAGTTTCATCTCTATGATTGCAGGGTGATCTAG
- a CDS encoding type II toxin-antitoxin system Phd/YefM family antitoxin, whose product MIVNVSEAKANLSKLIDMAYHGEEVIIAKNNLPLVELQLHKPKEKRKLGLLAGKIHIPDDFLEEDEEINAMFHGERL is encoded by the coding sequence ATGATTGTCAATGTTTCCGAAGCAAAGGCGAACCTTTCCAAACTGATAGACATGGCCTACCACGGTGAAGAGGTCATCATTGCCAAAAACAATCTGCCTCTGGTTGAGTTGCAACTGCACAAGCCAAAGGAAAAACGCAAACTCGGCCTGTTGGCGGGCAAAATCCATATTCCCGACGATTTCCTTGAGGAAGACGAGGAAATCAATGCCATGTTCCACGGAGAACGGCTGTGA
- a CDS encoding ABC transporter substrate-binding protein, producing MPASASRFIPGFLIMMVALCLVACDRAPDRLSKTELTPLTVAASKYVGSAPVFVAHKLGFFQEQGLDVELIINNAGVEDFQDLLRGDAQIAMVAELPLVYSAFDKRKYTDEEREDFVIISDMVLANNISQVLVRTDRGIEGPEDIRGKSVAVPMGTSIDFLLDLFLTTHGIDRSEIELRDMDVLSQVEAIVQGDVDAVFAWQPHVGEAELRLGEQGRSLPLNLFYHNAWLAVSMKEFAGRQPEVLESFLRALFMAETYLLAQPESAIAIHAEYARMEPEVIARVWNDVTFWVSLSEGLLTTMEDQARWIIRNGWADATTVPNFHEYLDIGPLNRVNPERLTIIQ from the coding sequence ATGCCGGCATCCGCATCCCGGTTCATCCCGGGGTTTTTGATCATGATGGTCGCCCTGTGCCTGGTCGCCTGTGATCGTGCGCCGGATCGTCTTTCAAAGACCGAACTTACGCCTTTGACCGTGGCCGCCTCCAAGTATGTCGGCAGCGCTCCGGTCTTCGTGGCCCACAAGCTCGGCTTTTTTCAGGAGCAAGGCCTTGATGTCGAGCTGATCATCAACAATGCCGGAGTGGAAGACTTCCAGGACCTTTTGCGCGGGGACGCCCAGATCGCCATGGTGGCGGAGCTGCCCCTGGTCTATTCGGCCTTTGACAAACGGAAATACACCGACGAGGAGCGAGAAGACTTCGTGATTATCTCGGACATGGTTCTGGCCAACAATATATCCCAGGTTCTGGTCCGTACGGACCGGGGTATTGAAGGCCCTGAGGACATCCGTGGCAAGTCCGTGGCCGTGCCCATGGGGACGAGCATCGACTTCCTGCTGGATCTGTTCTTGACGACCCACGGCATTGATCGCTCAGAGATCGAATTGCGGGATATGGACGTGCTGTCTCAGGTGGAGGCCATTGTGCAGGGTGATGTGGATGCTGTTTTTGCCTGGCAACCCCATGTGGGCGAGGCGGAGCTGCGGCTTGGCGAGCAGGGGCGGAGCCTGCCTCTGAACCTGTTTTACCACAATGCCTGGCTGGCCGTGAGCATGAAGGAATTCGCCGGACGGCAGCCGGAAGTCCTGGAGAGTTTCCTGCGCGCGTTGTTCATGGCGGAAACCTACCTGCTCGCTCAGCCTGAGTCGGCCATTGCCATCCATGCCGAATATGCCCGAATGGAACCAGAGGTGATCGCCCGGGTCTGGAACGACGTGACCTTTTGGGTATCCTTGAGCGAAGGCTTGTTGACGACCATGGAGGACCAAGCCCGCTGGATCATTCGCAACGGCTGGGCCGACGCGACAACGGTTCCGAATTTCCATGAATATCTCGATATCGGCCCCCTGAACAGGGTCAATCCTGAACGCCTGACCATCATCCAATGA
- a CDS encoding PAS domain S-box protein, with protein MTIRAKLFSTAGLLTLVITALVVFALIFAGQLKTELRQAQAAQEVAQSITELTLLTESYISHREPRMAIQWRSRSERIATILTDPASHSEIRGLTLTFQSLIKSFEALDQASAQQSPLDAPSASELESQRLELIGERIAARMRTDSQHLISKAFIIAHQAQNNALRIQQRGSSAVSAIGIMLILISVSATLLVARNITRDINSLVQGAQAMGQGRLDHRIQRSGNDEIGILARAFNAMAVNIRKLVQKDRDSLELLAQEIAQKESVQSALRESEQRYRALVEMAPEGVYVQADGKILFMNPAGLELLGAATEKEIVGLDSLDLVHPEDREVVRQRLVDLGSGGGVVPIREQRMLRIDGTSIHVEITAANIEYEGRQASLAFVRDITQRKQAEEKIREITERLEIILEKIPSGIMAHDTDGRFVFVNDNASRLTGYSRQELLNMAVSDIAPSGALTDEIVSAWHEMDYDASMTFESAHIRKDGTQYPVEVRLIAIKMDGKRVILAIVLDITERTLAEEEIRRLNIELEQRVVERTAQLEASNKELEAFSYSVSHDLRAPLRAVDGFTRILLEDHAPLLDAEGNRVCAIISANSRKMGQLIDDLLAFSRLGRAALQITAVDMAALVDEVYQELTTPMERERIAFHRDALPPAMGDPKMLRQVWTNLLSNAVKFTSNQEQARITVDATDHEDEVVYCVRDNGAGFEMQYVDKIFAVFQRLHTEREFPGTGVGLALVQRIISRHGGRVWAEGAVDQGAVFRFALQKGRETE; from the coding sequence ATGACTATTCGCGCCAAGCTTTTTTCCACCGCGGGGCTGCTGACCTTGGTTATCACGGCCTTGGTGGTTTTCGCCCTGATCTTTGCAGGCCAATTGAAGACCGAGTTGCGCCAGGCCCAAGCGGCCCAGGAGGTTGCTCAGTCCATTACGGAACTGACCCTGCTCACCGAATCCTACATCAGCCACAGGGAGCCGCGCATGGCAATTCAGTGGCGGTCCCGTTCCGAACGGATCGCGACCATCCTGACCGACCCGGCTTCCCACTCGGAAATCCGCGGTCTGACCCTGACGTTCCAATCGCTGATCAAGTCGTTTGAGGCCCTGGACCAAGCCTCCGCGCAACAGAGCCCTTTGGATGCTCCAAGCGCTTCGGAACTGGAATCCCAGCGCCTGGAGCTGATCGGGGAGCGGATCGCGGCCCGGATGCGAACGGACTCGCAGCACCTGATTTCCAAGGCATTCATCATTGCCCATCAGGCTCAGAACAATGCCCTGCGCATCCAGCAGCGCGGCTCAAGCGCCGTCAGTGCAATAGGCATCATGTTGATCCTGATCAGCGTCAGCGCAACCCTCCTGGTGGCGCGGAACATAACCCGGGACATCAATTCCCTGGTCCAGGGCGCGCAGGCCATGGGGCAGGGCCGGCTGGACCACCGCATCCAACGCTCCGGCAACGATGAAATCGGCATTCTGGCCCGGGCTTTCAACGCCATGGCCGTGAATATCCGGAAGCTGGTCCAGAAGGACAGGGACTCCCTGGAACTTTTGGCCCAGGAAATTGCCCAAAAGGAGTCCGTCCAGAGCGCCTTAAGGGAAAGCGAGCAGCGGTACCGGGCACTGGTGGAGATGGCTCCGGAGGGTGTGTATGTCCAGGCGGACGGAAAAATTCTGTTCATGAACCCGGCGGGACTTGAACTACTGGGGGCGGCAACGGAAAAGGAGATTGTCGGACTCGACTCGCTGGATCTGGTTCATCCCGAGGACCGGGAAGTGGTCCGCCAGCGTCTCGTGGACCTGGGCTCCGGGGGGGGAGTCGTTCCCATACGTGAACAACGGATGCTGCGCATCGATGGAACGAGCATTCATGTGGAGATTACCGCCGCCAATATCGAATACGAAGGCCGTCAGGCATCACTTGCCTTTGTTCGCGACATCACTCAGCGCAAACAGGCCGAGGAAAAGATCAGGGAAATCACCGAACGTCTGGAAATTATCTTGGAAAAAATTCCCAGCGGGATCATGGCCCACGATACGGACGGGCGTTTTGTTTTCGTCAATGACAACGCCAGCCGCCTCACCGGTTACTCCAGGCAGGAATTGTTGAACATGGCCGTGAGCGATATCGCTCCCAGCGGTGCTCTGACGGATGAGATCGTCAGTGCCTGGCATGAAATGGATTATGATGCCTCCATGACGTTTGAAAGCGCGCATATTCGTAAGGACGGCACGCAATATCCCGTTGAAGTTCGTTTGATCGCCATCAAGATGGATGGGAAGCGAGTCATCCTGGCCATTGTTTTGGACATCACCGAGCGGACGCTGGCCGAGGAAGAAATCCGCAGGTTGAACATCGAACTGGAACAGCGGGTGGTTGAACGTACCGCCCAATTGGAAGCATCGAACAAGGAACTGGAAGCCTTCAGCTATTCGGTCTCCCACGATCTGCGCGCCCCGTTGCGAGCCGTCGACGGCTTTACCCGAATCCTTCTTGAAGATCATGCCCCGCTGCTTGACGCCGAGGGCAACAGGGTTTGCGCGATCATCAGCGCCAACAGCCGCAAGATGGGCCAGCTGATTGACGATCTGTTGGCTTTTTCCCGCCTGGGCCGGGCCGCGCTTCAGATCACCGCGGTGGACATGGCGGCTCTGGTCGATGAAGTGTACCAGGAACTGACCACGCCCATGGAGCGCGAGCGCATTGCTTTTCACCGCGATGCCTTGCCTCCGGCCATGGGTGATCCCAAGATGCTGCGCCAAGTCTGGACCAATCTGCTTTCCAACGCGGTCAAGTTTACGTCGAATCAGGAACAGGCCAGGATTACGGTAGACGCGACCGATCATGAGGACGAGGTCGTCTACTGCGTGCGCGACAACGGGGCGGGCTTCGAGATGCAATACGTGGATAAAATTTTTGCCGTTTTTCAGCGCCTGCACACGGAGCGGGAGTTCCCCGGCACCGGAGTGGGCCTGGCCCTGGTTCAGAGGATCATTTCCCGTCATGGGGGTCGGGTCTGGGCCGAGGGCGCGGTTGATCAGGGAGCGGTATTCCGCTTTGCCCTGCAAAAAGGGAGGGAGACGGAGTGA
- a CDS encoding response regulator, translated as MNHPQAVDILLVEDNPQDAELTIRALKKRNLANRLHHVEDGAEALDFLFRRGAYARLEPSAQPKIVLLDLKLPKVGGLEVLTAIKADPKTKSIPVVVVTSSSQDPDIQAAYDLGANSYVVKPVNFDDFFNAMNHLGFYWLMLNQPLK; from the coding sequence GTGAATCATCCCCAGGCCGTGGACATTCTTCTTGTGGAGGACAATCCCCAGGATGCCGAGCTGACCATCCGGGCGCTCAAAAAACGCAACTTGGCCAACAGGCTGCACCATGTGGAGGACGGCGCCGAAGCCCTGGACTTTCTGTTTCGCCGCGGCGCGTACGCCCGGCTTGAGCCCAGCGCCCAACCGAAAATCGTGTTGCTGGACCTGAAACTGCCCAAGGTCGGGGGCCTGGAAGTGCTTACGGCGATCAAGGCGGACCCGAAGACCAAGTCCATCCCCGTGGTCGTGGTCACGTCCTCCAGCCAGGATCCGGACATTCAGGCCGCGTACGACCTTGGCGCCAACAGCTATGTGGTCAAGCCGGTCAATTTTGATGATTTTTTTAACGCCATGAATCATCTCGGGTTTTACTGGCTCATGCTGAACCAACCGCTCAAATGA